Genomic DNA from Oscillospiraceae bacterium:
TAAGAGTTGCGTCAACGTCCTTTTCCATTTTGTCACGAACGGAATAAAGCTGTAAACCTATTTTAAGATTGCTCATAATAATTCTCCTTTTTAGTAAGTTATGAGTATATTATACTTGTTTCATTAGCTTTTTTCAAGCGTTTTTTTGCTTAATTTATTAAAATTTATGCTATTTTTGTGATTTGGGGATTTGATTATGTGTTTTACCGCATTATGTTTAATGATGGTGATGGTGGTGTTGATGCCACGCAGTGTTTTCTGTCTCTATAACACAGTGTTTTGAGTGACAGTGCTCGCCTTGTGCTTCCAGCTCGAGTGTTGCATGGAAAATGCCGTGCTCGCTCAGCTCCTCGCGTATTTTATGTTTAATTTCGTGCGGGTCACTGTTTGTGACAATGTGCATGGTGGCAAAGTTGTTGTGAGTGTCCATACTCCATACATGAATGTGGTGAACGTCCTGCACACCGTCAATTTTCATAATGTGTTCTTTGAGCTCGGCTATACTTATACCTTGCGGTACTTTTTCAAGAAAAAGGTCAACAGAAGCTTTTAAATTTCTGACAGCGTTCACAAGAATGAATAACGCCACGCCGACAGACATAACAGGGTCGATAAGCGCAAAATCTGTAAATTTCATTACGATAGCGCCCATAAGAACCACTGCCCACCCCAATACATCCTCCAGCATGTGCAGATTAACCGCCTTTTGATTAAGCGAATGTCCTTCACGGGTGAAAAATACCGCTGCAAAATTTACGCATAAACCGACTATGGCGAAAATAATCATACCGCTGTAATTGATGCTGATGGGATTTATTATTTTGCAAATTGCGTTATATATTACCGCCAGTGAGCCAAAAAGCAGAATTGATGTAGTGATAACGCTTCCGATAATGG
This window encodes:
- a CDS encoding cation transporter translates to MKTEKNIFIAFILNLTFSVIEYFGGIFTGSVAIMSDALHDLGDAAGIGVSWFLEKKSKKKPDDVYTYGYTRYSIIGSVITTSILLFGSLAVIYNAICKIINPISINYSGMIIFAIVGLCVNFAAVFFTREGHSLNQKAVNLHMLEDVLGWAVVLMGAIVMKFTDFALIDPVMSVGVALFILVNAVRNLKASVDLFLEKVPQGISIAELKEHIMKIDGVQDVHHIHVWSMDTHNNFATMHIVTNSDPHEIKHKIREELSEHGIFHATLELEAQGEHCHSKHCVIETENTAWHQHHHHHH